Proteins encoded within one genomic window of Prauserella marina:
- a CDS encoding wax ester/triacylglycerol synthase family O-acyltransferase has translation MPSDRLSALDIAFLCLEGEATPMHMGAVATFRPRGHVDPHRLRSLLAKRAAVIPKLGRRVRSTWPMFGGAQWEKDPDFEAERHIDVHRLCDLYEPDPLAEFASHWIAEPLDTNAPLWNMQIVTGLPGDEFAVLMKFHHALTDGAGAVEVGFGLLDDVAIPVQREVADGPRTPASPLDVLRSGASTAIGQAAESAGIARDVLRAARPYPISPTATVNSTSRKLGFVKIDLADIRYIRKAHGGTTNDVVLAVLAGALRDWMINRGQRADARSLRALVPVSLRGRDARNNGGNVLSGYLCELPVELDDPVDRLAAIRHSMDRNKKAGPSRGAGAIPILANRLPAGIHRLATRMAGMAAPLLFDTVVTNVPLPSRPMTLDGARLRGVYPIVPLAPHQSVGIAVSSYRNTLHIGLQVNGAAVPDIGSLSDAVTKSVAGLYQRCG, from the coding sequence ATGCCATCGGACCGGCTGAGCGCACTGGACATTGCCTTCCTGTGCCTTGAGGGCGAAGCGACGCCCATGCACATGGGCGCGGTGGCGACATTCCGCCCTCGCGGGCACGTCGACCCGCACCGGCTGCGTTCCCTGCTCGCCAAGCGCGCCGCGGTAATTCCCAAACTGGGAAGGCGGGTCAGGTCGACGTGGCCGATGTTCGGCGGAGCGCAATGGGAAAAAGACCCTGATTTCGAAGCCGAACGTCACATTGACGTCCACCGGCTTTGTGACCTCTACGAACCCGATCCGCTTGCCGAATTCGCGTCACACTGGATCGCCGAACCACTCGACACCAACGCTCCATTGTGGAACATGCAGATCGTGACCGGACTTCCCGGCGACGAGTTCGCCGTGCTCATGAAGTTCCACCACGCGCTGACCGACGGGGCCGGTGCGGTCGAAGTCGGCTTCGGCCTCCTCGACGACGTCGCGATCCCGGTCCAGCGCGAGGTCGCGGACGGTCCTCGGACGCCGGCTTCGCCGCTCGACGTCCTCCGTTCCGGAGCGTCGACCGCCATCGGCCAGGCAGCGGAATCGGCCGGTATCGCCCGCGACGTCCTGCGCGCGGCGAGACCTTATCCGATCTCCCCCACCGCGACGGTCAACTCGACGAGCCGCAAGCTCGGCTTCGTCAAAATCGACCTCGCCGACATCAGGTACATCCGGAAAGCCCACGGCGGTACGACAAACGACGTCGTGCTCGCCGTGCTCGCCGGAGCACTCCGCGACTGGATGATCAACAGAGGCCAGCGCGCCGACGCCCGTTCGCTGCGCGCGCTGGTCCCGGTGAGCCTGCGGGGAAGGGACGCCCGCAACAACGGCGGAAACGTACTGTCCGGCTACCTGTGCGAACTACCCGTCGAACTGGACGACCCGGTCGACCGCCTCGCCGCGATCAGGCATTCGATGGACCGCAACAAGAAGGCCGGACCGAGCAGAGGAGCGGGCGCGATCCCGATACTGGCCAACAGGTTGCCTGCCGGTATCCACCGGCTGGCGACCAGGATGGCGGGCATGGCGGCACCGCTGCTTTTCGACACCGTCGTCACCAACGTGCCGCTGCCGAGCAGGCCGATGACGCTCGACGGGGCGAGGCTGCGCGGCGTGTACCCGATCGTCCCGCTCGCGCCGCACCAGTCGGTGGGCATCGCCGTCTCCAGCTACCGCAACACGCTCCACATCGGACTACAGGTCAATGGAGCCGCGGTACCCGACATCGGCTCGCTCTCCGACGCCGTGACCAAATCGGTGGCCGGGCTCTACCAGCGGTGCGGCTAG
- the pknB gene encoding Stk1 family PASTA domain-containing Ser/Thr kinase: MTRSEPSLAGALLDRRYRVDRLLAHGGMSSVYRGVDTRLDRPVAIKIMDSRFADDRNFVDRFEREARSAARLHHPHVVAVHDQGFDTSAGHEDRRAFLVMELVDGGTLRDLIDQRGALDVPLAITVAENVLSALAAAHGEGLVHRDVKPENVLIGRRGSAEGGVVKVGDFGLVRAVASAGTTSTSVILGTVAYLSPEQVTSGSASERGDVYSTGILLYEMLTGQVPYTGDTALSVAYRHVNDDVPAPSVLRPGIPPALDDLVLRATRRDPEARPADAGAFKAELENVRAELGMAPVAVPVPSTPDDQASAVTVSGSTGRHAAPDFDAERTVPAIQAITSTAGPRGTQALPRGAVSRDQPAVSQEEPPPPEAELPARRGKVFPALWIAVGLLIVAGIGVGIWWFTGGRYVDVPKVAGMETGQAEQLVRGAELTPRVTEARHNTVPSGTVIGTEPEAGSRALLGDEITIVVSLGKPVVPDIPAGATVEQAEQAIKAMQLEPRRDGNADQYSDQVPEGAVITVTPQPGNQANIGDQVTIVVSKGPPPTPVPSVAGMSRDEAFQALTDAGFEPFDAGEEFGEGVAAGHVTRTDPAQGATLEDDKRVGVYVSNAIEVPSVMGRQIDEALQILGEAGLTSNAEDHRGRFAFVVNQDPAPGSWVEKGTAVNLTLVP, translated from the coding sequence GTGACCCGCTCGGAACCCAGCCTCGCAGGCGCACTGCTCGACCGGCGATACCGTGTCGACCGGCTGCTCGCGCACGGTGGCATGTCGTCGGTGTACCGCGGCGTCGACACCAGACTGGACCGCCCCGTCGCCATCAAGATCATGGACTCCCGGTTCGCCGACGACCGCAATTTCGTCGACCGGTTCGAAAGGGAAGCGCGCTCCGCTGCCCGACTGCACCACCCGCACGTCGTCGCCGTCCACGACCAGGGCTTCGACACCTCGGCCGGCCACGAGGACCGCAGGGCCTTCCTCGTCATGGAGCTCGTCGACGGCGGCACCCTGCGCGATCTCATCGACCAGCGGGGTGCCCTCGACGTCCCGCTCGCGATCACCGTCGCCGAGAACGTGCTGTCCGCTCTCGCCGCCGCGCACGGCGAGGGCCTGGTGCACAGGGACGTGAAACCGGAGAACGTGCTCATCGGCCGCAGAGGCAGCGCCGAAGGCGGTGTTGTCAAGGTCGGGGACTTCGGGCTGGTCAGGGCGGTCGCGAGCGCGGGAACGACGAGTACGAGCGTCATCCTCGGCACGGTGGCCTACCTCTCGCCGGAGCAGGTCACCTCCGGTTCGGCAAGCGAACGCGGCGACGTCTATTCGACGGGCATCCTGCTCTACGAGATGCTGACCGGGCAGGTTCCCTACACCGGTGACACCGCGCTGTCGGTGGCGTACCGGCACGTGAACGACGACGTGCCGGCCCCGAGTGTCCTGCGCCCCGGTATCCCGCCCGCACTCGACGACCTCGTGTTGCGAGCCACCCGGCGCGACCCCGAGGCCCGCCCCGCCGACGCGGGCGCGTTCAAGGCCGAGCTGGAGAACGTGCGCGCCGAACTGGGCATGGCGCCGGTCGCCGTTCCCGTGCCGTCGACACCCGACGACCAGGCGAGCGCGGTCACCGTCTCGGGAAGCACCGGAAGGCACGCCGCGCCCGATTTCGACGCGGAGCGCACGGTTCCGGCCATCCAGGCGATCACCTCGACGGCGGGCCCGAGGGGCACCCAGGCGCTGCCGAGGGGAGCGGTTTCCAGGGACCAGCCTGCCGTCTCGCAGGAAGAGCCTCCGCCGCCCGAAGCGGAGCTGCCCGCGCGGCGAGGAAAGGTGTTTCCCGCGCTGTGGATCGCCGTTGGCCTGCTCATCGTCGCCGGGATCGGCGTCGGCATCTGGTGGTTCACCGGCGGAAGGTACGTCGACGTGCCGAAGGTCGCCGGCATGGAAACCGGTCAGGCCGAACAACTCGTCAGGGGAGCTGAGCTGACCCCCCGGGTCACCGAGGCCAGGCACAACACGGTGCCGAGCGGAACCGTCATCGGCACCGAACCGGAAGCCGGTTCGCGCGCGCTGCTCGGCGACGAGATCACCATCGTCGTCTCGCTCGGCAAACCGGTGGTACCCGACATTCCGGCAGGCGCGACGGTCGAACAGGCCGAGCAGGCGATCAAGGCCATGCAGCTCGAACCACGACGAGACGGCAACGCCGACCAGTACAGCGACCAGGTGCCGGAAGGCGCGGTCATCACGGTGACCCCGCAGCCGGGAAACCAGGCCAACATCGGCGACCAGGTCACCATCGTCGTATCGAAGGGGCCACCGCCGACACCCGTGCCCTCCGTCGCCGGGATGTCGAGGGACGAGGCATTCCAGGCACTCACCGATGCCGGATTCGAACCGTTCGACGCGGGCGAGGAGTTCGGCGAGGGCGTCGCGGCCGGGCACGTCACCCGAACCGATCCGGCGCAGGGCGCGACCCTCGAAGACGACAAGCGGGTCGGCGTCTACGTGTCCAACGCCATCGAGGTTCCTTCGGTGATGGGAAGGCAGATCGACGAAGCCCTGCAAATACTCGGCGAAGCGGGGCTGACGTCGAACGCCGAAGATCACCGGGGACGGTTCGCCTTCGTCGTCAACCAGGATCCCGCGCCGGGAAGCTGGGTGGAGAAGGGCACGGCCGTCAACCTGACGCTCGTTCCGTGA
- a CDS encoding O-acetyl-ADP-ribose deacetylase, translating to MPRSNIRLIQGDITTQEVDVIVNAANSSLLGGGGVDGAIHRAGGPDILAACERLRETTHPDGLPTGDAVATTAGRLPARWVIHTVGPVYSTNEDRSQLLASCYHEALRVAEELGAQAIAFPAISAGIFRWPLDNAAKIAVDSVEAAGSAMSEVRFVLFNAEAYVAFEQAIKGLAGR from the coding sequence ATGCCACGCTCGAACATCCGGCTGATTCAGGGTGACATCACCACCCAGGAGGTGGATGTCATCGTCAACGCGGCCAATTCCAGCCTCCTCGGCGGCGGCGGGGTCGACGGTGCCATCCACCGCGCGGGAGGACCGGACATCCTCGCCGCGTGCGAGCGGCTCAGGGAAACGACTCATCCCGACGGGCTGCCCACCGGCGACGCTGTCGCCACGACGGCGGGGCGCTTGCCCGCTCGATGGGTTATTCACACGGTCGGTCCCGTCTACTCCACAAACGAGGATCGCTCACAGCTGTTGGCGTCCTGTTACCACGAAGCGTTACGTGTTGCCGAAGAACTCGGCGCCCAAGCGATTGCTTTTCCCGCGATATCGGCTGGAATTTTTCGATGGCCCCTCGACAACGCGGCGAAAATCGCCGTAGATTCGGTCGAGGCGGCCGGGAGCGCTATGAGCGAAGTCCGGTTCGTTCTGTTCAATGCCGAAGCCTATGTCGCCTTCGAGCAAGCGATCAAAGGATTAGCGGGCCGGTAA
- a CDS encoding class II 3-deoxy-7-phosphoheptulonate synthase yields the protein MNWTVDVPIDTLPSLPPLPAELRDRLDAALTRPAAQQPEWPDGDAVARVRAVLESVPPITVPAEIDRLRDRLAMVARGEAFLLQGGDCAETFESNTEPHIRANLRTLLQMAVVLTYGASLPVVKVGRIAGQYAKPRSNSTDALGLPVYRGDIVNSLAAEPALRVPDPGRMIRAYANAGAAMNLMRALTGAGMADLAQVHDWNKDFVRTSPAGERYEALASEIDRGLRFMSACGVTDSSLHSTEIFASHEALLLDYERAMLRLDRPAEADAKLYNLSSHFLWIGERTRQLDGAHIAFAELLANPIGLKIGPTTTPEQAVEYVQRLDPRHEPGRLTLISRMGNGKVREVLPAIVEKVESSGHKVIWQCDPMHGNTHESSNGYKTRHFDRIVDEVQGFFEVHNKLGTYPGGIHVELTGEDVTECLGGAQEISDLDLGGRYETACDPRLNTQQSLELAFLVAEMLRA from the coding sequence GTGAACTGGACCGTGGACGTCCCCATCGACACCCTTCCCTCGCTACCGCCGTTGCCTGCCGAGCTGCGAGACCGGCTCGACGCGGCACTGACGCGGCCTGCGGCCCAGCAGCCGGAGTGGCCCGACGGCGACGCCGTCGCGAGGGTGCGCGCGGTACTGGAGAGTGTGCCTCCGATCACGGTTCCGGCCGAGATCGACCGGCTGCGCGACCGGCTCGCGATGGTCGCCAGGGGGGAAGCGTTCCTGCTCCAGGGCGGTGACTGCGCGGAGACCTTCGAGTCCAACACCGAACCGCACATCAGGGCCAACCTCCGCACGCTGCTGCAAATGGCGGTGGTGCTGACCTACGGCGCGAGCCTTCCGGTCGTGAAGGTGGGCAGAATCGCCGGTCAGTACGCCAAGCCGAGGTCCAACTCCACCGACGCCCTCGGCCTTCCCGTCTACAGGGGCGACATCGTCAACTCGCTCGCCGCCGAGCCCGCGCTGCGCGTTCCGGACCCCGGCAGGATGATCCGCGCCTACGCCAACGCGGGTGCCGCGATGAACCTGATGAGGGCGCTCACCGGTGCCGGGATGGCCGACCTCGCGCAGGTGCACGACTGGAACAAGGACTTCGTGCGCACCTCTCCCGCCGGTGAGCGGTACGAGGCGCTCGCCTCCGAGATCGACAGGGGCCTGCGGTTCATGTCGGCCTGTGGCGTCACGGACAGTTCGCTGCATTCGACGGAGATCTTCGCCAGCCACGAGGCGCTGCTGCTCGACTACGAGCGCGCGATGCTGCGTCTCGACCGGCCGGCCGAAGCCGACGCCAAGCTGTACAACCTCTCGTCCCATTTCCTGTGGATCGGCGAGCGCACGAGGCAGCTCGACGGCGCGCACATCGCCTTCGCCGAGCTGCTGGCCAACCCGATCGGGTTGAAGATCGGCCCGACGACGACTCCTGAGCAGGCCGTCGAGTACGTGCAGCGGCTGGACCCCCGGCACGAACCGGGGAGGCTGACGCTGATCTCCAGGATGGGCAACGGCAAGGTGCGCGAGGTGCTGCCCGCGATCGTGGAGAAGGTCGAGAGCTCGGGGCACAAGGTCATCTGGCAGTGCGACCCGATGCACGGCAACACCCACGAATCGTCCAACGGCTACAAGACAAGGCACTTCGACCGCATCGTCGACGAGGTCCAGGGCTTTTTCGAGGTGCACAACAAGCTGGGCACCTACCCCGGCGGCATCCACGTCGAGCTGACCGGTGAGGACGTCACCGAATGCCTCGGCGGTGCACAGGAGATTTCCGATCTCGACCTCGGCGGCAGGTACGAGACGGCTTGCGACCCCAGGCTGAACACGCAGCAGTCGCTTGAGCTGGCGTTCCTCGTCGCGGAGATGTTGCGGGCCTGA